Proteins from a genomic interval of Mycobacterium conspicuum:
- a CDS encoding 3-isopropylmalate dehydrogenase — MTKLAVIAGDGIGPEVIGEALKVLDIVLPGVEKTSYDLGARRFHATGEVLPDSVVPELRQHDAILLGAIGDPSVPSGVLERGLLLRLRFELDHHINLRPSRLYPGVDSPLAGNPPIDFVVVREGTEGPYTGNGGAIRVGTPHEVATEVSLNTAFGVRRVVADAFERAQRRRKHLTLVHKNNVLTFAGSLWSRIVAEVGEKYPDVEVAYSHVDAATIYLVTDPGRFDVIVTDNLFGDIITDLAAAVCGGIGLAASGNIDATRTNPSMFEPVHGSAPDIAGQGIADPTAAIMSVALLLAHLGEDDAAARVDRAVESHLATRPSGRLSTSDVGERIAAAL, encoded by the coding sequence GTGACAAAACTCGCAGTCATCGCGGGCGACGGCATCGGGCCCGAGGTCATCGGCGAGGCCCTCAAGGTCCTCGACATCGTGCTGCCGGGTGTGGAGAAGACCAGCTACGACCTGGGGGCCCGCCGTTTTCACGCCACCGGCGAGGTGCTGCCGGACTCGGTGGTGCCCGAACTCCGCCAGCACGACGCCATCCTGCTGGGCGCGATCGGTGATCCGTCGGTGCCCAGCGGCGTGCTGGAGCGAGGTCTGTTGCTGCGCTTGCGTTTTGAGCTCGATCACCACATCAACCTGCGGCCGTCGCGGCTGTACCCGGGCGTGGACAGCCCGCTAGCGGGTAACCCGCCAATCGATTTCGTGGTGGTCCGCGAGGGCACCGAAGGCCCCTACACCGGCAACGGCGGCGCGATTCGCGTCGGGACCCCGCACGAAGTCGCCACCGAGGTCAGCCTCAATACCGCGTTCGGGGTGCGTCGGGTGGTCGCCGACGCGTTCGAGCGCGCGCAGCGGCGCCGCAAGCACCTGACGCTGGTGCACAAGAACAACGTGCTGACGTTCGCCGGGTCGCTGTGGTCGAGGATCGTGGCCGAAGTCGGCGAAAAGTACCCCGACGTGGAGGTGGCCTACTCCCACGTCGACGCCGCCACCATCTATCTGGTCACCGACCCCGGCCGCTTCGACGTGATCGTCACCGACAACCTGTTCGGCGACATCATCACCGACCTGGCCGCCGCGGTGTGCGGCGGAATCGGCCTGGCCGCCAGCGGCAACATCGACGCCACCCGCACCAATCCCTCGATGTTCGAGCCGGTTCACGGCAGCGCGCCCGACATCGCCGGACAGGGCATCGCGGATCCGACCGCCGCGATCATGTCGGTGGCGCTGCTGCTCGCCCACCTCGGCGAGGATGACGCGGCGGCGCGGGTGGATCGTGCCGTCGAGAGCCATCTGGCGACACGGCCGAGCGGACGGCTTTCCACCAGCGATGTCGGCGAACGGATTGCCGCCGCGCTCTAA
- a CDS encoding fumarylacetoacetate hydrolase family protein gives MRLGRIASPDGVAFVSIDGEIDDPSGMTVREIAEHPFGTPTFTGRSWPLADVRLLAPILASKVVCVGKNYADHIAEMGGKTGPTPADPVIFLKPNTAIVGPNVPIRLPANASPVHFEGELAVVIGRPCKDVSAADAADSILGYTVGNDVSARDQQQADGQWTRAKGHDTFCPVGPWIVTDVDPADLELRTEVNGVVKQNSRTSLMIHDVAAIVEWISAVMTLLPGDLILTGTPAGVGPIEDGDTVSVTIEGIGTLTNPVVRKGKS, from the coding sequence ATGCGCCTTGGTCGAATCGCCAGCCCGGACGGCGTCGCCTTCGTCAGCATCGACGGCGAGATCGACGATCCCAGCGGCATGACCGTCCGGGAAATCGCCGAGCACCCATTCGGCACGCCCACCTTCACCGGACGGTCATGGCCGCTGGCCGATGTGCGGCTGCTGGCGCCGATACTGGCCAGCAAGGTGGTCTGCGTCGGCAAGAACTACGCCGACCACATCGCCGAGATGGGCGGCAAAACCGGCCCGACGCCGGCTGATCCGGTGATCTTCCTCAAGCCCAATACCGCGATCGTCGGACCGAATGTGCCGATTCGCTTGCCCGCCAACGCATCGCCCGTGCACTTCGAGGGCGAGCTGGCCGTGGTCATCGGGCGGCCGTGCAAAGACGTCTCGGCGGCCGACGCCGCGGACAGCATCCTTGGCTACACCGTCGGCAACGATGTGTCGGCGCGCGATCAACAGCAGGCCGACGGCCAATGGACCCGAGCCAAGGGGCACGACACGTTCTGCCCGGTCGGTCCGTGGATCGTCACCGATGTCGATCCCGCCGACCTCGAATTGCGCACCGAGGTCAACGGTGTGGTCAAGCAAAACAGCCGCACCTCGCTGATGATCCACGACGTCGCTGCCATCGTGGAATGGATTTCGGCGGTCATGACGCTGCTGCCGGGAGACCTCATCCTCACCGGCACACCGGCCGGGGTCGGTCCGATCGAGGACGGCGACACCGTCTCGGTCACCATCGAGGGCATCGGTACCCTCACCAATCCCGTAGTCCGCAAAGGAAAGTCGTGA
- the gltX gene encoding glutamate--tRNA ligase, giving the protein MTASVRVRFCPSPTGTPHVGMVRTALFNWAYARHTGGTFVFRIEDTDAQRDSEESYLALLDALRWLGLDWDEGPEVGGPYAPYRQSLRGDIYRDVVDKLLAAGEAYHAFSTPEEVEARHVAAGRNPKLGYDNFDRDLSDAQRAAYLAEGRQPVVRLRMPDADLQWNDLVRGSTTFAAGSVPDFALTRANGDPLYTLVNPCDDALMKITHVLRGEDLLPSTPRQLALYQALIRIGVAERVPEFAHLPTVLGEGTKKLSKRDPQSNLFAHRDRGFIPEGLLNYLALLGWAIADDHDLFSLDEMVAAFDVVDVNSNPARFDQKKADALNAEHIRMLDADDFTGRLRDFFATHGHDVKLGDAQFATAAHLVQTRIVVLGDAWDLLKFLNDDEYALDPKAVAKELGPDGIEVLTAAVTALDAVTDWSTATIEEALKAALIDDLGLKPRKAFGPIRVAATGTTISPPLFESLELLGRDRSLARLRAARDGTS; this is encoded by the coding sequence GTGACAGCGAGCGTGCGGGTCCGGTTCTGCCCGTCGCCCACCGGCACTCCGCACGTCGGGATGGTCCGCACCGCGTTGTTCAACTGGGCCTACGCCCGCCACACCGGCGGCACGTTTGTCTTCCGCATCGAGGACACCGATGCCCAACGCGACAGCGAGGAAAGCTATCTGGCCCTGCTCGACGCGCTGCGCTGGCTCGGCCTGGACTGGGACGAGGGGCCCGAGGTCGGCGGACCGTACGCGCCCTACCGCCAGTCGTTGCGCGGCGACATCTACCGCGACGTGGTGGACAAGCTGCTCGCGGCGGGTGAGGCCTACCATGCCTTTTCGACGCCGGAGGAGGTCGAGGCGCGCCACGTCGCCGCGGGCCGCAATCCGAAATTGGGCTACGACAACTTCGACCGCGACCTGAGCGACGCGCAGCGCGCGGCGTACCTGGCCGAGGGGCGCCAGCCGGTGGTGCGGTTACGGATGCCCGACGCGGACCTGCAGTGGAACGACCTGGTGCGCGGGTCGACGACGTTCGCGGCGGGCAGCGTGCCCGACTTCGCGTTGACCCGCGCCAACGGAGATCCGTTGTACACCTTGGTCAACCCGTGTGACGACGCGCTGATGAAGATCACGCACGTGCTGCGCGGGGAGGATCTGCTGCCGTCGACCCCGCGCCAGCTGGCGCTGTATCAAGCGCTGATTCGCATCGGGGTGGCCGAGCGGGTGCCCGAATTCGCGCATCTGCCAACGGTATTGGGGGAGGGCACCAAGAAGCTGTCGAAGCGCGACCCGCAGTCGAACCTCTTCGCCCACCGCGACCGTGGGTTCATCCCGGAGGGGCTGCTGAATTACCTTGCGCTGCTTGGCTGGGCGATCGCCGACGATCACGACCTGTTCAGCCTGGACGAGATGGTTGCCGCGTTCGACGTCGTCGACGTCAACTCCAACCCGGCGCGGTTCGACCAGAAGAAGGCCGACGCGCTCAACGCCGAGCACATCCGGATGCTCGACGCGGACGACTTCACCGGTCGGCTGCGCGACTTCTTCGCCACCCACGGCCACGACGTCAAACTCGGCGACGCGCAGTTCGCGACCGCCGCGCACCTGGTGCAGACCCGCATCGTGGTGCTCGGCGATGCGTGGGATCTGCTGAAGTTCCTCAACGACGACGAGTACGCCCTCGATCCCAAAGCGGTGGCCAAGGAGTTGGGGCCGGACGGCATCGAGGTGCTCACCGCCGCCGTCACCGCCCTGGACGCCGTGACGGACTGGAGCACGGCGACCATCGAGGAGGCGCTCAAGGCCGCGCTGATCGACGATCTGGGGCTCAAACCGCGCAAGGCGTTCGGCCCGATCCGGGTGGCCGCCACCGGGACGACGATCAGCCCGCCGCTGTTTGAATCGCTCGAGCTGCTCGGCCGGGACCGCAGCCTGGCGCGGTTGCGGGCCGCCCGCGACGGGACGTCCTGA
- a CDS encoding PPOX class F420-dependent oxidoreductase gives MGTNQRASIVMSSDEIADFVDKSRTGTMATIGRDGQPHLTAMWYAVVDGEIWLETKAKSQKAVNLTRDPRVTFLIEDGDTYDTLRGVSFEGVAEIVDDPDVAHRVGVSVWERYTGPYTDDMKPFVEQMMNKRVCVRIVARRTRSWDHRKLGMAPMPVGGSTAPAARATGQ, from the coding sequence ATGGGAACCAATCAGCGCGCGAGCATCGTCATGTCCTCCGATGAGATCGCCGATTTCGTCGACAAGAGCCGCACCGGAACCATGGCCACGATTGGACGCGACGGCCAGCCGCACTTGACCGCGATGTGGTACGCCGTCGTCGACGGCGAAATCTGGCTAGAGACCAAAGCCAAGTCGCAGAAGGCCGTCAACCTGACCCGCGATCCGCGGGTGACGTTTTTGATCGAGGACGGTGACACCTACGACACACTGCGCGGGGTGTCCTTCGAGGGTGTCGCGGAGATCGTCGACGATCCCGACGTTGCGCACCGGGTCGGCGTCAGCGTGTGGGAGCGCTACACCGGCCCCTACACCGACGACATGAAGCCGTTCGTCGAGCAGATGATGAACAAGCGCGTCTGCGTGCGCATCGTCGCACGCCGCACTCGCTCGTGGGATCACCGCAAGCTCGGCATGGCGCCGATGCCGGTGGGCGGATCCACCGCGCCGGCCGCGCGAGCGACCGGCCAGTAA
- a CDS encoding IclR family transcriptional regulator, with amino-acid sequence MRQSSGIGVLDKAVGILHTAAESPCGLAELCERTGLPRATTYRLAAALEVHRLLARDDEGRWRLGPAVSELAAHVNDPLLAAGAAVLPALRETTGESVQLYRREGTARVCVAALEPAAGLRDTVPVGARLPMTAGSGAKVLLAYGDAAIRDAVLPNAKFTDRVLAEVRRRGWAQSVAEREPGVASVSAPVRDGRGVVVAAISVSGPIDRMGRRPGARWAADLLSAAEELTRRL; translated from the coding sequence ATGAGACAGTCTAGCGGCATCGGCGTCCTCGACAAAGCCGTCGGCATCCTGCACACCGCCGCGGAATCCCCCTGCGGGTTGGCCGAACTGTGCGAGCGAACCGGCTTGCCCAGGGCCACCACCTATCGCCTGGCGGCCGCACTCGAGGTGCATCGGCTGCTGGCCCGCGACGACGAAGGCCGGTGGCGGCTGGGCCCCGCGGTGAGCGAATTGGCCGCCCACGTCAACGATCCCCTGCTGGCCGCCGGCGCGGCGGTGCTGCCCGCGTTGCGCGAAACCACCGGCGAGAGCGTGCAACTGTACCGGCGCGAGGGCACCGCACGGGTGTGCGTGGCCGCGCTGGAACCGGCTGCGGGCCTTCGCGATACGGTCCCGGTCGGAGCCCGCTTGCCGATGACGGCGGGTTCGGGCGCCAAGGTGCTGTTGGCCTACGGCGACGCCGCCATCCGGGATGCCGTGCTACCCAACGCGAAATTCACCGACCGCGTGCTGGCCGAGGTGCGCCGCCGCGGCTGGGCGCAGAGCGTGGCCGAGCGCGAGCCGGGGGTCGCCAGCGTGTCGGCGCCGGTGCGCGATGGCCGCGGCGTCGTCGTCGCGGCCATCTCGGTGTCGGGGCCCATCGACCGGATGGGACGGCGTCCGGGCGCGCGCTGGGCCGCCGACTTGCTTTCCGCGGCCGAAGAGCTGACTCGGCGGCTTTGA